From the genome of Polyodon spathula isolate WHYD16114869_AA chromosome 14, ASM1765450v1, whole genome shotgun sequence, one region includes:
- the LOC121326427 gene encoding P2Y purinoceptor 1-like translates to MTTQLNYTVLNTTATVPGVDNSTIGCSLTKTGFQFYYLPTVYILVFITGFIGNSVAIWMFVFHMKPWSSISVYMFNLALADFFYVLSLPVLIFYYFNKTDWVFGEVMCKLQRFLFHVNLYGSILFLTCISVHRYTGVVHPLKSLGRLKKKNAVYTSALVWFIVVAGISPILFFSRTGIKKNGMMTCYDTTSSEYLSSYFIYSMCTTVFGFCIPFLIILGCYGLIVKALICNNMDNAPLRRKSIHLVIIVLAVFAVSYLPFHVMKNLNLRARLYFQSPEMCYFNNKVYATYQVTRGLASLNSCVDPILYFLAGDTFRRRLSRVTRKASKRSDNNLQSKSEETALHVLSEYTENGDTRL, encoded by the coding sequence ATGACAACTCAATTGAATTATACAGTTTTGAATACCACTGCTACTGTCCCGGGAGTTGATAATTCCACTATAGGATGTTCATTAACGAAGACGGGCTTCCAGTTTTATTACCTGCCAACGGTGTACATTTTAGTCTTCATCACTGGATTCATAGGGAACAGCGTGGCCATATGGATGTTTGTCTTTCACATGAAACCGTGGAGCAGCATCTCCGTGTACATGTTCAACCTGGCGTTAGCTGATTTCTTCTACGTGCTCTCTCTTCCCGTCTTGATATTTTACTATTTCAACAAAACTGACTGGGTGTTCGGAGAGGTGATGTGCAAGCTTCAGAGGTTTCTTTTTCACGTTAATCTCTACGGGAGCATCCTGTTTCTCACTTGCATCAGCGTCCACAGATACACAGGGGTGGTGCATCCTTTAAAATCTTTGGGGAGGCTGAAGAAAAAGAACGCTGTTTACACCAGTGCACTTGTGTGGTTCATTGTAGTGGCTGGGATCTCGCCCATATTGTTCTTCTCCCGAACTGGCATCAAGAAAAATGGAATGATGACGTGCTATGACACCACGTCATCAGAATACTTGAGCAGCTACTTCATTTACAGCATGTGCACAACAGTGTTCGGGTTCTGCATTCCGTTTTTAATTATTCTAGGCTGTTATGGATTAATAGTAAAAGCTCTGATTTGCAACAATATGGACAACGCACCTCTCAGGAGAAAGTCTATTCACCTTGTAATTATTGTTTTAGCGGTTTTTGCTGTCTCCTATCTCCCTTTCCATGTGATGAAGAATTTAAACCTGAGAGCCAGGCTGTACTTCCAAAGCCCGGAGATGTGTTACTTTAACAATAAGGTTTATGCCACCTACCAAGTGACTAGGGGTCTTGCCAGCCTGAATAGCTGCGTGGATCCAATTTTATACTTTCTGGCCGGGGATACGTTTCGAAGAAGATTATCCAGAGTTACAAGGAAAGCCTCCAAAAGGAGTGACAATAACCTGCAGTCTAAGAGTGAAGAGACTGCCCTGCATGTGCTATCAGAATACACTGAAAATGGAGACACACGACTTTGA